The following are from one region of the Paraglaciecola sp. L1A13 genome:
- a CDS encoding putative RNA methyltransferase, translating into MWICPACQSPLTLVERTYKCAAGHTYDVAREGYVNLLLAQHKRSKEPGDNKQMVNARRSFLEQGYYQPLAKRMADVLQQFSGSVPVNDIECPAAERLINLFDVGCGEGYYLNYVLTRLNGDQKSFVAKGAGLDISKIAVQKAAKKYSVSEFCVASSFAIPLPDASQHSVIQVFAPSSEQEILRVLKDDGVWLQVNPAAEHLAELKACVYAAPAEHKPALPVPEGFELCHEETVTFRFTLDTSDMRMNLLMMTPYYWSTSVQNAQRIKDLLSDVSAHFSLRLLRKTAVR; encoded by the coding sequence ATGTGGATTTGTCCTGCCTGTCAGTCGCCTTTGACATTAGTCGAACGTACTTATAAATGTGCCGCAGGGCATACTTATGATGTGGCGAGAGAAGGGTATGTAAACCTACTACTTGCTCAACATAAACGCAGCAAAGAGCCAGGTGATAACAAACAGATGGTGAATGCTCGGCGTAGTTTTTTAGAGCAAGGATATTATCAGCCGTTAGCAAAACGTATGGCTGACGTGTTGCAGCAGTTTTCTGGTTCCGTGCCGGTGAATGATATTGAATGTCCAGCGGCAGAACGCCTGATCAACCTATTCGATGTTGGCTGCGGGGAAGGTTATTATCTGAACTATGTCCTAACAAGGCTCAACGGGGATCAAAAGTCGTTCGTGGCGAAGGGGGCTGGTCTTGATATTTCCAAAATTGCAGTGCAAAAAGCAGCCAAAAAGTATTCAGTTAGTGAGTTTTGTGTTGCGAGCAGTTTTGCTATTCCTTTACCTGATGCAAGTCAGCACAGTGTTATTCAGGTGTTTGCTCCTAGCAGTGAGCAAGAGATATTACGTGTGCTAAAGGATGATGGCGTTTGGCTGCAGGTTAATCCAGCAGCGGAGCATTTAGCTGAGCTTAAAGCCTGTGTTTATGCTGCCCCAGCGGAACATAAACCCGCTCTGCCAGTGCCTGAAGGCTTCGAATTGTGCCATGAAGAAACGGTCACTTTTCGTTTTACTTTAGACACATCTGATATGCGCATGAATTTATTGATGATGACGCCTTATTATTGGTCTACTTCTGTACAAAACGCCCAGCGAATTAAAGATTTGTTAAGTGACGTGAGCGCGCATTTTTCACTAAGGTTATTGCGTAAAACTGCCGTCAGGTAA
- a CDS encoding transglutaminase family protein gives MNYKIIHETTYIFDDDVFLEPHYLRFRPKQTAFIELTSFSIALKSEPEGHSVIEDEEHNTIDFYWFEKLTTSLTIHVQSCLQTKEHNPFNFIVHPDSFNTLPFAYSAHQQQILFASLQKQAIAQELVDYANAILDASHFNTIAFVTNLTSQIHQDFIVEYREDGPPLSPNSTFKMKRGSCRDLSWMQIALLRNYGIAARFVSGYFYFDMEKPIYELHAWVEVFIPGTGWLGFDPSHGILTGNTHFAVASSAIPENTMPVSGGIRGSATSKLTTNLTIIKQ, from the coding sequence ATGAATTACAAGATAATCCATGAGACGACGTATATATTTGATGATGACGTTTTTTTAGAGCCACATTATTTACGATTTCGTCCCAAGCAAACGGCTTTTATTGAGCTCACCAGTTTTTCTATCGCCCTAAAATCCGAACCGGAAGGACATAGCGTGATTGAAGATGAAGAGCATAATACGATAGACTTTTACTGGTTTGAAAAACTAACAACAAGCCTAACTATCCATGTACAAAGCTGCTTGCAAACCAAAGAGCATAATCCTTTTAATTTTATTGTTCATCCTGACTCATTTAATACGCTACCGTTTGCCTATTCTGCTCATCAGCAGCAAATTCTTTTTGCCTCTTTACAGAAACAAGCAATTGCTCAAGAACTGGTTGATTATGCCAATGCGATACTTGATGCCTCACATTTTAATACCATCGCTTTTGTCACCAATCTTACGAGCCAAATACACCAAGATTTTATCGTGGAATATCGCGAAGATGGACCACCGTTATCACCCAATAGCACCTTTAAAATGAAAAGGGGCTCTTGCCGTGACTTATCTTGGATGCAAATTGCTCTGTTGCGAAATTATGGTATTGCCGCGCGTTTCGTCAGCGGATATTTCTATTTTGATATGGAAAAACCAATCTATGAATTACACGCATGGGTAGAGGTATTTATACCTGGCACTGGCTGGTTAGGGTTTGACCCTAGCCATGGAATATTAACCGGAAATACGCATTTTGCAGTTGCTTCCAGTGCTATTCCGGAAAACACTATGCCTGTTTCTGGTGGCATTCGGGGCAGTGCAACGTCAAAACTAACGACTAATTTAACGATAATAAAGCAGTAG
- a CDS encoding sugar MFS transporter, translating into MDRRAATSVIFAGFFFLGMVFILWGILLPDLAKSLAMSEVISGAFFTLISVGMILGAIIGGKYAQKFDFMSLFAVLLMCVMGLLIAISFVQHWIWLLIGALVLGIFSSSLFTIGHTVIARLHAERRSAMMGFMDFMFSVGTLAAPFYVSGLYLIEHDWRWPLRILALGLLVLAAYTWRVAHQGKKLITPEDSSKNRKSLAYSDIIRRPVFIFLALAAFGYGMVEFGNANWFVSYAQNGLGLSGEQSRLVFAFFTAGMVVSRLIFALLLRWLSSHRLMLILATIMVVGSFMVKLTVDPVVMSWGNFMLGLGLGGIFPLMLSAAMDVDSDKGPVISGLCVIGSSIGVQVASFGTGLWAHFAPLTTAFWMIPIGGAWLWGMIWAYSRFVKQHIASQNN; encoded by the coding sequence ATGGATCGCCGTGCTGCTACATCTGTCATATTTGCTGGTTTTTTCTTTCTTGGAATGGTGTTTATATTATGGGGAATACTACTTCCTGACCTAGCCAAAAGTTTGGCCATGAGCGAGGTGATCAGCGGGGCATTTTTTACGTTGATATCAGTAGGCATGATTTTAGGTGCAATTATAGGCGGGAAGTACGCACAAAAATTTGATTTTATGTCTTTATTTGCTGTCCTGCTGATGTGCGTCATGGGATTGCTGATAGCGATATCGTTTGTGCAACACTGGATTTGGTTACTCATTGGTGCCTTGGTTCTAGGTATTTTCAGTTCAAGTTTATTTACCATAGGGCATACCGTTATTGCCCGACTACACGCCGAGCGTCGTTCAGCCATGATGGGATTCATGGATTTTATGTTTAGCGTCGGTACTTTGGCTGCGCCATTTTATGTGTCTGGACTGTACTTAATTGAGCATGATTGGCGATGGCCTTTACGTATATTAGCTTTAGGCTTGTTGGTTTTAGCTGCTTATACTTGGCGTGTTGCTCATCAAGGCAAGAAACTGATTACGCCCGAAGATTCGTCTAAAAATCGTAAAAGCCTAGCCTATAGTGACATTATTCGCCGTCCGGTATTTATATTCTTGGCGTTAGCTGCCTTCGGTTACGGTATGGTTGAATTTGGTAATGCTAACTGGTTTGTGAGCTATGCGCAGAACGGCCTTGGTTTGAGTGGTGAGCAGTCACGATTAGTGTTCGCTTTTTTCACCGCTGGTATGGTGGTTAGTCGGTTGATATTCGCTTTGTTGTTGCGCTGGTTATCTAGCCACAGGTTAATGCTCATTTTAGCCACTATCATGGTCGTGGGTAGCTTTATGGTTAAGCTAACGGTTGATCCTGTGGTGATGTCTTGGGGCAACTTTATGCTGGGTTTAGGCCTTGGTGGCATATTCCCACTGATGCTCTCAGCAGCTATGGATGTGGACAGTGATAAAGGGCCGGTTATTTCTGGCTTGTGTGTTATTGGTTCATCGATTGGGGTTCAAGTTGCCTCATTCGGCACAGGTCTGTGGGCGCACTTTGCGCCACTTACCACCGCATTTTGGATGATCCCCATTGGCGGCGCGTGGTTATGGGGGATGATATGGGCTTACAGTCGTTTCGTTAAACAGCATATTGCCAGTCAAAATAACTAG
- a CDS encoding putative zinc-binding metallopeptidase, which produces MKTFTCQCANTLHFTNSKCVACGLMLGFVPDEVKLSAFTTNQYGNLQASCNGKTYRKCKNYSQYDVCNWMVSYDDNHEYCLSCRLNETIPNLDDPENVTLWFRLEQAKRRLLYSLMTLGLPIDGKATNNPSGLNFSFLRDEVEDQYGNELTVKNFVTTGHASGLITININEADHSARIDMREKMGERYRTLVGHFRHESGHYYWDKLIAQSDKIDEFRRLFGDERLGYVEAMQDYYRDGPSQNWQTVWISAYASMHPWEDWAETWAHYLHMIDTLETANDYDFSIAGNKIASPIPDSQPHDQVYVASSFTHLFDNWCQLTKALNGLNRSMGLDDAYPFIISITALDKLRFVHEVIADKSH; this is translated from the coding sequence TTGAAAACTTTTACCTGCCAGTGTGCCAACACATTGCATTTCACCAATTCTAAATGTGTAGCATGTGGCCTCATGCTTGGCTTTGTTCCCGATGAAGTTAAATTAAGTGCTTTTACCACAAACCAATACGGTAATTTGCAAGCATCTTGTAATGGTAAGACATACCGCAAGTGTAAAAATTACTCTCAGTACGATGTATGCAATTGGATGGTAAGTTATGACGACAATCATGAATACTGTCTATCATGTCGTCTCAATGAAACCATTCCAAATCTCGATGATCCCGAAAACGTTACACTTTGGTTTAGATTAGAACAAGCCAAGCGCCGTTTGCTGTATAGCTTAATGACTCTCGGTTTGCCAATTGACGGTAAAGCAACAAATAACCCTTCAGGTCTTAATTTCTCTTTTCTTCGGGACGAGGTGGAAGATCAATATGGAAATGAACTCACCGTAAAAAATTTTGTAACCACCGGACACGCGAGCGGGCTTATCACTATCAATATTAATGAGGCTGACCACAGTGCCCGCATCGATATGCGCGAAAAAATGGGTGAGCGTTACAGAACATTAGTAGGCCATTTCAGGCACGAATCAGGTCATTATTATTGGGATAAGTTAATTGCCCAGAGTGACAAAATTGACGAATTCAGAAGACTTTTTGGAGACGAACGTCTAGGTTACGTTGAAGCTATGCAGGACTATTATCGCGATGGGCCAAGTCAGAATTGGCAAACAGTGTGGATCAGCGCTTATGCGAGTATGCATCCCTGGGAAGACTGGGCCGAAACTTGGGCTCATTACCTTCATATGATCGATACACTTGAAACGGCCAATGATTATGATTTCTCGATAGCGGGCAATAAAATAGCTAGCCCCATACCTGACAGTCAACCCCACGATCAAGTCTATGTCGCATCTAGTTTCACTCATCTATTTGATAATTGGTGCCAACTCACCAAAGCATTAAATGGCTTGAATCGCAGCATGGGGTTAGACGACGCTTATCCGTTTATTATATCCATTACCGCATTAGACAAGCTTCGATTTGTGCACGAGGTTATAGCGGACAAATCGCACTAA
- a CDS encoding 20S proteasome subunit A/B — MTYCLAISVDDGLVFASDSRTNAGVDYVATYSKMTRFVFDNNRVLVLLTSGSLATSQAVVNGIKRDLNDPNAEFDISQGQYLHEVAQYIGKLSQSEQRLHAKAIEKSNASTESSFILGGQIEGQACEIFLIYPQGNFISASAETPYLQIGESKYGKPILDRIISAELSLSDAARCAAISLDSTMRSNVSVGPPIELALHKKDVIQDPAHIVLSANSSDFQSLQNQWNEGMKSAFNQLPRLDWDKYNA, encoded by the coding sequence ATGACATATTGTTTAGCAATAAGTGTGGACGACGGGCTGGTCTTTGCCTCAGATTCACGCACCAATGCAGGTGTGGACTATGTTGCAACCTACAGTAAGATGACACGCTTTGTTTTTGATAATAATCGTGTCTTAGTCTTGCTGACATCCGGTAGCTTGGCTACGTCGCAAGCGGTAGTAAACGGCATTAAGCGCGACTTAAATGATCCCAATGCGGAGTTTGATATTAGTCAGGGACAATACTTACATGAAGTCGCCCAGTACATAGGGAAGCTAAGCCAAAGTGAGCAGCGCTTGCATGCGAAGGCGATTGAAAAATCAAACGCTAGCACTGAGTCTAGTTTTATTTTAGGGGGGCAGATTGAAGGACAAGCATGTGAAATTTTTCTGATTTACCCGCAGGGAAATTTTATTTCAGCGTCAGCTGAGACGCCATATTTGCAAATAGGCGAGAGTAAATATGGCAAGCCCATTCTGGATAGGATTATTAGCGCAGAACTATCGCTGTCAGATGCGGCCCGCTGTGCGGCTATATCGCTAGACTCTACCATGCGAAGCAATGTGTCTGTTGGGCCACCAATTGAATTGGCACTGCATAAGAAAGATGTAATACAAGACCCAGCACATATAGTGTTAAGTGCTAATAGTAGTGATTTTCAATCTTTGCAAAACCAATGGAACGAAGGGATGAAATCAGCTTTTAATCAACTACCGAGATTAGATTGGGATAAATACAACGCTTAG
- a CDS encoding circularly permuted type 2 ATP-grasp protein: protein MPIDWNKYDTGPFYDELVKNPGEPRAYAKDLCDYIQDLSDAELQEYKAAAESAIKVMGITFRVYNDEEGSIDRVWPFDIVPRLIELKEWQQIEKGLKQRVKALNMFIDDLYNEQKIIEDGIFPQDLLTHSKNFLPECKGFSPPLGIWAHICGSDLVRDQTGTVYVLEDNLRVPSGVSYMLENRHVMKRVFPEMFSKYDILPVDNYPSDLYDMLATLSPRDIPEPEIVVLTPGIYNSAYFEHAYLAQQMGAELVVGDDLVVDDDNCVYMRTINGLSRVDVIYRRIDDAFIDPEVFNPESTLGVTGLMRAWKAGNVALANAPGSGVADDKVVYSYVPQIIEYYLNEKPLLSNVPTYRCVNPEEKEYVLANIEKMVVKPANESGGYGMLIGPHASAKEHEEFRQLIKDDPRNYVAQPMLLLSTAPTIVGNEVEGRHLDLRPFILSGQDVRVTMGGLTRVALVKGSTVVNSSQGGGSKDTWIVDMEGS, encoded by the coding sequence ATGCCGATTGATTGGAATAAATACGACACAGGACCATTTTACGATGAGTTAGTTAAAAATCCTGGCGAGCCAAGGGCATATGCAAAGGATTTGTGTGACTACATACAAGACCTTTCAGATGCCGAGCTACAAGAATATAAAGCCGCAGCTGAATCAGCCATTAAAGTAATGGGAATTACATTTCGCGTTTACAATGATGAAGAAGGCTCTATTGATAGAGTTTGGCCCTTTGACATAGTCCCCCGCCTGATTGAACTCAAAGAATGGCAGCAAATTGAAAAAGGGCTAAAACAACGAGTAAAAGCGTTGAACATGTTCATCGACGATTTGTATAACGAGCAAAAAATCATTGAAGACGGTATTTTTCCCCAGGATTTATTAACCCATTCAAAAAATTTCTTACCCGAGTGTAAGGGCTTTAGTCCACCATTAGGGATCTGGGCTCATATTTGTGGTTCAGATTTAGTACGCGATCAAACTGGCACTGTATATGTTTTAGAAGATAATTTACGCGTCCCCTCCGGCGTATCTTATATGCTCGAAAACAGACATGTTATGAAACGTGTTTTCCCTGAGATGTTCAGTAAATATGATATTTTACCGGTAGATAACTACCCTTCTGACCTATACGACATGTTGGCAACACTTTCGCCGCGAGATATTCCAGAGCCTGAGATAGTGGTGTTAACCCCAGGTATCTATAATTCAGCCTATTTTGAACATGCTTACCTAGCCCAACAGATGGGTGCCGAATTAGTAGTTGGCGATGATTTAGTTGTCGATGACGATAATTGTGTTTACATGCGAACCATCAATGGACTGAGCAGAGTTGACGTCATTTATCGCCGCATAGATGACGCATTTATCGATCCCGAAGTATTCAATCCCGAATCTACACTAGGTGTTACGGGGTTAATGAGAGCATGGAAAGCAGGCAATGTAGCATTAGCCAATGCACCAGGCTCAGGCGTAGCAGATGACAAGGTTGTGTATAGCTACGTGCCACAAATTATCGAATATTACCTCAACGAAAAACCTTTACTATCTAACGTTCCGACCTACCGATGCGTTAACCCTGAAGAGAAAGAGTATGTGCTGGCTAATATTGAAAAAATGGTAGTCAAACCGGCCAACGAATCTGGCGGTTACGGTATGTTAATTGGCCCCCATGCTAGCGCAAAAGAGCACGAGGAATTTCGTCAACTCATAAAAGATGACCCTAGAAACTATGTTGCTCAACCCATGTTGCTGCTCTCTACAGCCCCAACCATAGTGGGAAACGAGGTCGAAGGCAGACACTTGGATTTACGTCCTTTTATCCTCAGCGGCCAAGATGTTCGCGTAACTATGGGTGGCTTAACCCGCGTTGCATTAGTTAAGGGTTCCACCGTGGTCAACTCATCACAAGGTGGTGGTAGTAAAGACACTTGGATTGTTGATATGGAGGGCAGTTAA
- a CDS encoding alpha-E domain-containing protein translates to MLSRVASNLCWLGRYLERAENTARLINVNSNLLLDLPKSIVLGWEPIIDIVSDRTTYYANYEIADERSVLGFLLAGPNNPSSIVDSLEYARENARTIREIIPREAWEQINELYIYGDENRQKALFRRSRYDFLTEVIQSVQKITGILAGTMTHDEGYHFLKIGRNLERADMTTRIIDVRSASLLPETETEQSAFENLQWMSVLKSLTAYQMYRREVRLRIRRSDVLKFLLLEERFPRSLLHSLQEVSKCVQTLPNYEAALKEIEDVEKMLMNANPQTLIQDKLHQFIDDVQLGIHQVFNQLEETYF, encoded by the coding sequence ATGTTATCTCGAGTCGCAAGTAATTTATGTTGGTTGGGACGTTATCTAGAGCGGGCAGAAAACACTGCCAGGCTCATCAACGTCAACTCAAACTTATTGTTAGATTTACCCAAAAGCATTGTTCTAGGATGGGAGCCCATAATCGATATCGTATCCGATAGAACAACGTATTATGCAAACTATGAAATCGCCGATGAAAGGAGTGTTTTAGGCTTTCTACTCGCCGGACCTAACAATCCCTCATCCATAGTCGACTCGTTAGAGTATGCTAGGGAAAATGCCAGAACAATTCGCGAAATCATACCCAGAGAGGCATGGGAGCAAATTAACGAACTGTATATTTATGGGGATGAAAACCGTCAAAAAGCGCTTTTTAGACGCTCCCGCTATGACTTTCTCACGGAAGTTATTCAGTCAGTACAAAAAATAACCGGTATCTTAGCTGGCACCATGACCCATGACGAGGGCTACCACTTCTTGAAAATAGGTAGAAATTTAGAAAGAGCAGACATGACCACGCGGATTATTGATGTGCGCTCAGCCTCCTTACTCCCTGAGACAGAAACGGAACAGTCAGCCTTTGAAAATCTACAATGGATGAGCGTGCTTAAATCGTTGACTGCCTATCAAATGTATCGCCGAGAGGTACGCCTTAGAATTCGACGCTCAGACGTATTAAAGTTCTTACTACTAGAAGAGAGATTTCCTCGCTCGTTACTACACTCGCTGCAAGAAGTGAGTAAATGTGTTCAAACGCTACCCAACTATGAAGCCGCGTTGAAGGAAATTGAGGATGTTGAAAAGATGCTAATGAATGCGAACCCACAAACATTGATTCAAGATAAATTACACCAGTTTATTGACGATGTGCAGCTAGGAATACACCAAGTATTTAATCAACTCGAAGAAACCTATTTTTAA
- the fabB gene encoding beta-ketoacyl-ACP synthase I, protein MRRAVITGLGIVSSIGNNKNEVTQSLREGRSGITYSEQFAENGMRSHVWGKVDINLADHIDRKTLRFMGDAAGYAYIAMQQAVEDSGLTPEMVSNVRTGIIAGSGGASSQHQVEAVDILREKGLRRVGPYMVTRCMGSTVSACLATPFKIKGVNYSISSACSTSAHCIGNALEQIQLGKQDIIFAGGGEELHWTLSMEFDAMGALSTKYNDDPSKASRTYDANRDGFVGAGGGGMVVVEELEHALARGAKIYGEIVGYGATSDGADMVAPSGEGAVRCMHQAMEGLDEPIDYINTHGTSTPVGDVKELWAIGQVFGDKVPPLSATKAMTGHALGAAGVNEAIYSLLMMENDFIAPSINIETLDEAAKGMDVVTTTRDAKLNTVMSNSFGFGGTNCTLVMQRYKG, encoded by the coding sequence ATGAGAAGAGCGGTTATCACCGGACTAGGTATAGTTTCTAGTATTGGTAACAACAAAAATGAAGTCACGCAGTCCCTTAGAGAGGGACGTTCTGGCATCACGTATTCTGAACAGTTTGCCGAAAATGGCATGCGTAGTCATGTTTGGGGTAAAGTTGATATTAACTTAGCTGACCACATCGACCGTAAAACATTACGCTTTATGGGGGATGCGGCGGGCTATGCATACATTGCTATGCAACAAGCGGTGGAAGATTCAGGTCTTACGCCTGAAATGGTATCTAACGTACGCACTGGTATTATTGCCGGTTCAGGCGGCGCATCTTCTCAGCACCAAGTAGAAGCAGTCGATATTTTGCGTGAAAAAGGCTTACGCCGCGTAGGACCTTACATGGTGACGCGCTGTATGGGCAGTACTGTATCTGCTTGTTTGGCGACGCCATTCAAAATCAAAGGTGTTAACTATTCAATTAGTTCTGCATGTTCCACCAGTGCACACTGTATTGGCAACGCGCTAGAGCAAATTCAGCTTGGTAAGCAAGATATTATTTTTGCCGGTGGCGGTGAAGAATTACATTGGACTTTGTCTATGGAATTTGACGCTATGGGAGCACTTTCTACCAAGTACAATGATGATCCAAGTAAGGCATCACGTACCTATGACGCTAATCGTGACGGTTTCGTCGGTGCAGGCGGCGGCGGTATGGTTGTAGTTGAAGAGCTAGAGCATGCATTGGCTCGTGGCGCTAAAATTTACGGCGAAATTGTCGGTTATGGTGCTACATCAGATGGTGCTGATATGGTTGCTCCTTCAGGTGAAGGCGCAGTTCGTTGTATGCATCAGGCAATGGAAGGGCTTGATGAGCCTATCGATTATATTAATACTCACGGCACCTCTACTCCAGTCGGTGATGTAAAGGAGTTATGGGCGATTGGCCAAGTCTTTGGCGATAAAGTACCACCACTAAGCGCAACTAAAGCAATGACGGGTCATGCTCTTGGTGCAGCGGGTGTAAACGAGGCGATCTATAGTTTGTTGATGATGGAAAACGATTTTATCGCCCCATCTATAAACATTGAAACTCTCGATGAAGCCGCAAAAGGTATGGACGTAGTCACTACAACACGTGATGCAAAATTAAATACGGTTATGTCGAATAGCTTCGGCTTTGGTGGCACAAACTGTACGTTGGTGATGCAGCGTTACAAAGGCTAA
- the mnmC gene encoding bifunctional tRNA (5-methylaminomethyl-2-thiouridine)(34)-methyltransferase MnmD/FAD-dependent 5-carboxymethylaminomethyl-2-thiouridine(34) oxidoreductase MnmC — MTIKTAYIEFNTDGTPLATDFDDIYFSAAGGAAEAEHVFILNNQLLERWSHWSKNTFVITETGFGTGLNFLVTLAAFSQFIKQNPDIHFNLHFISTEKFPLNRKDLVQALGAFVQFNDLANELINQYPMPLTGCHRMTFCNNRVILDLWLGDIHDSLPQIYVDQKGLVDAWFLDGFAPSKNPQMWTQALFEQMARLACNDCTFSTFTAAGFVKRGLRDVGFAVEKRKGHGRKREMLAGHITHPNSERQQAKYYHRSAYSGAITKSLESETKPTVAIIGAGIAGATAAYALAQRGFQCDIYFNDATPAQGASGNPQAGFYPQLNVDASHSSQINAHSFVYASGVYRKLLAGGYNFAHQWCGVLQLGFKPALAARYAKLIDNNIWPEELVRYVDSQQAQQISKCDMPYSGLFMPLGGWIDPAQLVKALFSAAGDLSQTTLHNNQALTGLARHNKQWQLNFDCLAENAHNKQCQANADIVIYATGAQSQSVTDLRDFPLRMVRGQVEAIPTQPALANLNTVLCHKGYLTPEYQGQHALGSTYVKDDVASDYRLEEQTKNLATHYQSLEKCPWAQNVEGNGTGRAAVRCSSPDHLPLVGALADITKQKSELVDLYKAFPQTQYPQGSDLPNLFMLTGLGSRGLTTAPMMAEILASQISGQPLPLPNDLLNTLNPNRFLIRQLIRREI, encoded by the coding sequence TTGACCATTAAAACAGCATATATTGAATTTAATACCGATGGCACACCACTGGCCACGGATTTTGACGATATTTATTTTTCCGCTGCCGGCGGCGCGGCCGAAGCCGAACACGTCTTCATTCTGAATAATCAATTGCTCGAACGTTGGTCGCACTGGTCAAAAAATACGTTCGTTATAACCGAAACTGGTTTTGGTACAGGACTAAATTTTTTAGTCACCCTAGCTGCTTTTAGTCAATTTATTAAACAGAATCCCGATATTCATTTTAACCTACATTTTATTAGTACAGAAAAATTTCCGCTAAACCGCAAAGACTTAGTGCAGGCATTGGGGGCTTTTGTTCAATTTAATGACTTAGCAAATGAACTTATTAACCAGTATCCCATGCCTTTAACTGGCTGTCATCGAATGACCTTTTGTAATAATCGGGTGATTTTAGATTTATGGCTGGGTGATATCCATGATTCACTCCCGCAAATATATGTGGATCAAAAGGGATTAGTAGATGCGTGGTTTTTGGACGGTTTTGCGCCCAGCAAGAATCCACAAATGTGGACTCAAGCGTTATTCGAACAAATGGCCAGACTTGCCTGCAACGATTGCACATTTTCTACATTTACAGCCGCTGGCTTTGTTAAACGCGGCTTGCGAGATGTCGGCTTTGCCGTTGAAAAACGTAAGGGCCATGGTCGTAAACGCGAAATGCTCGCGGGACATATTACTCATCCAAATAGTGAACGACAACAAGCCAAATATTACCATCGATCGGCCTATAGCGGTGCTATTACGAAGTCTTTAGAATCGGAGACAAAACCGACCGTTGCCATCATAGGTGCTGGTATTGCTGGGGCTACAGCGGCCTATGCATTGGCGCAAAGAGGGTTTCAATGTGACATCTATTTCAACGACGCAACTCCCGCACAAGGCGCCTCCGGTAATCCTCAGGCTGGGTTTTATCCTCAATTGAATGTAGATGCCAGCCACAGCAGTCAAATTAATGCCCATAGCTTCGTATACGCTTCAGGTGTTTATCGAAAACTGTTAGCTGGCGGTTATAATTTTGCCCATCAGTGGTGCGGAGTATTACAGCTTGGGTTCAAGCCCGCTTTGGCAGCACGCTACGCAAAACTAATTGACAACAATATTTGGCCCGAAGAATTAGTCCGATATGTAGACTCACAGCAAGCCCAACAGATAAGTAAATGCGATATGCCCTACAGTGGATTGTTTATGCCTTTAGGCGGCTGGATTGACCCCGCCCAATTAGTCAAAGCGCTATTTAGCGCTGCAGGGGATTTGAGCCAAACCACATTACATAATAATCAGGCATTGACCGGACTTGCACGACATAACAAGCAGTGGCAATTAAACTTTGATTGCTTAGCTGAAAATGCTCATAACAAACAATGCCAAGCCAACGCTGATATTGTTATCTACGCCACTGGGGCCCAAAGCCAAAGTGTAACCGATTTGCGTGATTTCCCCTTGCGTATGGTTCGCGGTCAAGTTGAAGCGATACCTACCCAGCCAGCCTTAGCTAACCTGAATACAGTACTGTGCCATAAAGGATATTTAACCCCAGAATATCAAGGGCAACATGCTTTAGGTTCGACTTACGTAAAAGATGATGTGGCGTCGGATTATCGACTTGAAGAACAAACAAAAAACTTGGCGACTCATTATCAATCTCTTGAAAAATGCCCATGGGCACAGAATGTTGAAGGAAATGGGACTGGCCGCGCAGCGGTGCGTTGTAGCTCACCAGATCACCTACCATTAGTCGGTGCATTGGCTGATATTACTAAGCAAAAAAGTGAATTGGTGGATTTATATAAAGCATTTCCCCAAACTCAGTACCCCCAAGGAAGCGACTTGCCAAACCTATTTATGCTCACCGGTTTAGGCTCTAGAGGATTAACGACTGCCCCAATGATGGCCGAGATACTGGCCAGCCAAATCAGTGGTCAGCCATTGCCTTTACCTAATGATTTACTAAATACCTTAAACCCTAACCGCTTTCTTATTCGACAGCTTATTCGCCGAGAAATATAG
- a CDS encoding YfcL family protein, protein MNESINSDVTKQAFDDFVDSTQAYLDSVVIDGSDQELFIASYLTGHFSLVGSNALGLDDFSLETLNTYMLKSLEKAYAKNEVLGQDQIEVSALWQQLFSRAE, encoded by the coding sequence ATGAATGAATCAATAAACAGTGATGTGACAAAACAAGCGTTCGATGACTTTGTAGATTCGACCCAAGCCTACCTCGACAGCGTGGTAATTGACGGCAGCGACCAAGAGTTGTTTATTGCCAGTTATTTAACGGGGCATTTTTCATTAGTGGGCAGCAACGCCTTGGGATTAGATGACTTCTCGCTAGAAACGCTAAATACTTACATGTTAAAAAGCTTAGAAAAGGCATACGCAAAGAATGAAGTGTTAGGCCAGGATCAAATCGAAGTCTCAGCTTTATGGCAACAGTTGTTTAGTCGGGCTGAATGA